Proteins from a single region of Haliaeetus albicilla chromosome Z, bHalAlb1.1, whole genome shotgun sequence:
- the CHRNB3 gene encoding neuronal acetylcholine receptor subunit beta-3 isoform X5, translating to MTTNVWLKQEWIDHKLSWNPEEYGGITAIRVPSESLWLPDIVLFENADGRFEGSLMTKVIVKYNGAVTWTPPASYKSSCTMDVTFFPFDRQNCSMKFGSWTYDGSMVDLILVDENVDRKDFFDNGEWEILNAKGMKGNRKDGLYSYPFVTYSFVLRRLPLFYTLFLIIPCLGLSFLTVLVFYLPSDEGEKLSLSTSVLVSLTVFLLVIEEIIPSSSKVIPLIGEYLLFIMIFVTLSIIVTVFVINVHHRSSATYHPMAPWVKRLFLQKLPRLLCMKGHVDRYSFSETEEKETTLKSKLPGKQKHRQAKDGEKIVIAFLEKASDSIRYISRHVKKEHFIRQVVQDWKFVAQVLDRIFLWLFLVVSVTGSVLIFTPALQMWLNSTL from the exons ATGACAACGAACGTGTGGCTGAAGCAG GAATGGATTGACCACAAGCTCTCCTGGAATCCAGAGGAATACGGTGGGATCACTGCCATCCGTGTCCCTTCTGAGTCCCTGTGGCTTCCCGacattgttttatttgaaaa TGCTGATGGACGTTTTGAAGGATCCCTGATGACCAAAGTCATAGTGAAGTACAATGGAGCGGTGACCTGGACACCACCAGCCAGTTATAAGAGCTCCTGCACGATGGACGTGACCTTCTTCCCCTTCGACAGGCAGAACTGCTCCATGAAGTTTGGGTCATGGACGTATGATGGCAGTATGGTGGACTTGATTTTAGTGGATGAAAATGTAGACAGGAAAGACTTCTTTGATAATGGGGAGTGGGAGATCTTAAACGCCAAAGGTATGAAAGGCAACAGGAAGGATGGGCTGTACTCTTACCCATTTGTCACTTACTCCTTTGTTTTGAGACGCCTTCCACTGTTTTACACTCTTTTCTTAATAATCCCTTGCCTGGGATTGTCTTTTCTAACTGTCCTGGTGTTTTACCTGCCTTCAGATGAGGGAGAAAAGCTTTCATTGTCTACATCAGTTCTAGTCTCcctcactgttttccttttagtgATTGAGGAAATAATCCCTTCTTCTTCCAAAGTCATCCCTCTGATTGGTGAATATCTGCTGTTCATCATGATTTTTGTGACCCTCTCTATCATCGTGACTGTGTTTGTTATCAATGTCCACCACCGCTCCTCAGCAACTTACCATCCCATGGCTCCCTGGGTTAAAAGACTCTTCCTCCAGAAGCTGCCTCGGCTGCTCTGCATGAAGGGCCATGTAGATCGTTACTCCTTctcagagacagaagaaaaggaaaccaCCTTGAAATCAAAGCTCCCAGGGAAGCAGAAACACAGGCAAGCAAAAGACGGAGAGAAAATTGTTATTGCCTTTCTGGAAAAGGCATCTGACTCCATTCGATACATTTCCAGGCATGTTAAAAAGGAGCATTTCATCAGACAG GTTGTCCAAGACTGGAAATTTGTAGCTCAAGTCCTGGATCGGATCTTCCTGTGGTTATTTCTGGTGGTGTCAGTGACGGGTTCAGTTCTGATCTTTACCCCTGCGTTACAGATGTGGCTGAACAGCACTTTGTAG